A portion of the Hoplias malabaricus isolate fHopMal1 chromosome 1, fHopMal1.hap1, whole genome shotgun sequence genome contains these proteins:
- the tonsl gene encoding tonsoku-like protein, translated as MSATKEIRQLQKAKSKAQSSSNLKEEASICNQLGELLAKNGDYLAAIEEHRRELALSEALHDVIGCAVANRKIGECYAELGNIEAALKHQRRHLDLARSVNDAAEEQRALATIGRTYLFLHDSDQSLNSLKQAEDAFKKSLAIVDQRLEGTVSVRERSEMKARLLLNLGFVCDGLKDPQRCSDFIRQSIYIAEKNNFPEDLYRANFNLGTIHFRNGQHSLAIRCFEKSKECARKMSDKFSESDCFYNIGKVLLNLGDFHAARRSLKKSFHLGSQQPVEREAVKRELKYAIRGYGLEEAMSSLSNMVSQEALGVAEELGDLYCKVGSYTKALDAYHTQLSCAKALGKSSRELAVIHVSLAATYSDLRQYHKAIEHYRQELELRQGNAKEECETWLNIAGCQEEWGKSLEEVESSYTAALCCAERASQNKLQRRVLKAWLLVQKRFNSADVDVTEARLQELREAENYGLEDSEEDEEEEVPQNSEPLDSDIQLSDSDEDLEGYDKLVTGRRKTGRWNRRNEKGETVLHRACIEGNLKQVQYLVEQGHPLNPRDNCGWTPLHEASNHGHLEIVALLLDKGANVNDPGGAQCEGVTPLHDALVCGNFQVARLLVQKGASVNARNNKGETPLDSLRQWKKTYIRELDKYTVQECEETEKFLKTVVTGGVAASLVSPGPVLQDSQLFDAEYSEPLLQQDKTHFTSQHALPGTWIPPEASTPPRARRSTGPRHQTRGTEENVLFGESIDSDHSDSSISPLRPVRPRRRFPEIPPAPKEVCPSQNDPQTLQGGIDPVLPSVSVSGREEYQRVMQNLGSAKSRLLSQSLSEPAFSSTPAISVDHFSALVPEDEYIDDDWLENDLGSAQPKKKRKIVCDQDRQDSTGSSRSQIRVSGTSELSARGQSSSSRGLSLKKSNKARQVKMNQLPGIEMLGRREVSRSPSPIITSEDDPAQPVRPQVYSTQPQAAPQTSAPVMPAPIRMRVRVQKNVFLIPVPHSEADTCTVSWLCEQAAQRYYQTCGLLPRLSLQKEGALISPTDLLLSVLHTNEEVLAEVSSWDLPPLPERYKKACSSLAVEENRRVLRLCEVLDGSPCLTLCGLSLSPVCLAPLLRALKLQDSLTELRLSANRLHDELLPELISAVITMPRLRLLDISANQITGEGLKKAVKTLEGRSDLTFPCLEDLNLSMNPLGDGWSQSLACLLSGCPVLANLSLQACDITARFLQQHRLLLASAFTGTGHLRSVCLSQNSLGSTGFELVLKTLPLQCLTHLELNAVCKGPTEQPALELLTKLLTQGECLLTHLSLAANGLTDQSVRSLARCLPLCPSLVSLNLSANPAVTSEGLYSVLGALKEARRPLTHLNLQGCQVCGPWDVECLDGLSERVQDLRLCSQRLNKLDQEILQKNWPGHFMTRNSQCLLRTAPTLQ; from the exons ATGAGCGCCACGAAAGAGATCAGAC aacTCCAGAAAGCCAAAAGCAAAGCCCAAAGCAGCAGTAATCTGAAGGAAGAGGCTAGTATCTGCAACCAGCTCGGAGAGCTCTTGGCTAAAAATG GCGATTACCTGGCTGCTATAGAGGAGCACCGGCGGGAGTTGGCCCTATCAGAGGCTTTACACGACGTGATTGGTTGCGCTGTGGCCAATCGGAAGATTGGAGAATGCTACGCCGAACTTGGAAATATTGAAGCTGCTTTGAAG CATCAGAGACGACATTTGGACCTGGCTCGCTCAGTCAATGATGCAGCAGAGGAACAGAGAGCTCTGGCCACCATTGGCAGAACATACCTCTTCCTTCATGACTCTGATCAGTCTCTGAACAGTCTGAAACAGGCAGAGGATGCTTTCAAGAAGAGTTTGGCTATAGTGGACCAACGCCTGGAAG GGACAGTTTCGGTgcgagagaggagtgaaatgaAAGCACGTCTGCTGTTGAACCTAGGCTTTGTGTGTGATGGCCTGAAAGATCCACAGCGCTGCAGTGATTTTATCCGCCAGAGCATCTACATCGCAGA GAAGAACAATTTTCCAGAGGATCTCTACCGTGCCAATTTCAACCTGGGCACTATCCATTTCCGAAATGGGCAACATTCCCTTGCCATTCGGTGTTTTGAGAAAAGTAAAGAGTGTGCTCGCAAGATGAGTGACAAATTCAGCGAAAGCGACTGCTTCTACAACATTGGCAAG GTTCTACTGAATCTGGGGGACTTTCATGCTGCCCGGCGCTCTTTGAAGAAATCTTTCCATCTAGGGTCCCAACAGCCTGTGGAGAGGGAGGCAGTGAAAAGGGAATTAAAATATG CAATCCGTGGGTATGGGCTGGAGGAGGCCATGTCATCTCTAAGTAATATGGTCTCTCAGGAGGCCTTGGGCGTTGCAGAGGAACTGGGTGATCTGTACTGCAAAGTGGGGTCCTATACCAAAGCTCTGGATGCTTACCACACCCAG CTGTCGTGTGCTAAGGCTTTAGGGAAGTCATCCCGAGAGCTGGCTGTCATTCACGTTTCCCTGGCAGCCACATACTCAGACCTGCGGCAGTACCACAAAGCTATAGAACACTACAGACAAGAACTGGAGCTTAGGCAAGGCAATGCCAAAGAG gaGTGTGAAACATGGCTGAACATTGCAGGATGTCAGGAGGAATGGGGCAAAAGCCTGGAGGAAGTGGAAAGTAGTTACACTGCTGCCCTGTGTTGTGCTGAGAGAGCATCTCAAAACAAATTACAG AGGCGAGTTCTGAAGGCGTGGCTGCTGGTGCAGAAGCGGTTTAATTCAGCAGATGTTGACGTCACAGAGGCTCGTCTTCAGGAGCTGCGTGAAGCAGAGAACTATGGCCTGGAGGACAGCGAGGAAGATGAGGAGGAAGAAGTGCCACAGAACAGTGAACCCCTGGATAGTGATATTCAGCTCTCAGattctg ATGAGGACCTGGAGGGCTATGATAAGCTTGTGACAGGCAGAAGAAAAACAGGGCGG TGGAACAGGCGGAATGAGAAGGGTGAGACTGTGCTCCATCGAGCATGTATTGAGGGAAACCTAAAGCAGGTCCAGTACCTGGTAGAGCAG GGACATCCCCTCAACCCCAGAGATAACTGTGGCTGGACTCCACTCCATGAGGCATCCAATCATGGACATCTAG AGATTGTAGCATTGCTGCTGGACAAGGGCGCTAATGTTAATGACCCTGGAGGTGCACAGTGTGAGGGTGTGACACCCCTGCACGATGCCCTCGTCTGTGGTAACTTCCAGGTGGCACGGCTGCTGGTGCAGAAGGGCGCTTCAGTCAATGCCCGCAATAACAAG GGGGAAACACCGTTAGACAGCTTGCGACAGTGGAAGAAGACCTACATTCGGGAACTGGACAAATATACGGTGCAAGAGTGTGAAGAAACTGAGAAATTCCTAAAGACAGTAGTGACAGGTGGAG TCGCAGCTTCTCTTGTGTCACCGGGACCTGTGCTGCAAGACAGTCAGCTTTTTGATGCTGAGTACTCAGAGCCACTACTGCAGCAGGATAAAACCCACTTCACTTCACAGCATGCCCTGCCTGGTACATGGATCCCACCAGAAGCCAGTACTCCACCTAGAGCCAGACGATCCACTGGACCTCGTCACCAAACCAGAGGCACTGAAGAGAATGTTCTGTTTGGG GAGAGCATTGACTCTGATCATTCTGACTCTTCCATCAGCCCACTGCGTCCTGTGCGTCCCAGACGTCGTTTCCCAGAAATCCCTCCAGCCCCAAAAGAAGTTTGTCCCAGTCAGAATGACCCACAGACTCTGCAAGGGGGCATAGATCCAGTGTTGCCATCTGTGTCAGTCTCTGGCAGAGAGGAGTACCAGAGGGTTATGCAGAACCTGGGCAGTGCAAAGTCTCGTCTTCTTTCTCAAAGCTTATCTGAGCCAGCATTCAGTAGTACACCAGCTATATCGGTCGATCATTTTTCAGCTCTGGTGCCTGAAGATGAATATATAGATGATGATTGGCTGGAGAATGATTTGGGGAGTGCTCAGcctaaaaagaaaaggaaaattgTCTGTGACCAGGACAGACAAGACAGTACAGGGTCTTCTAGAAGTCAGATTCGTGTGTCTGGAACATCAGAGCTCTCTGCTAGAG GTCAGTCCTCCTCCAGCAGGGGTCTCTCTTTGAAGAAGAGTAATAAGGCACGGCAAGTTAAGATGAATCAGCTGCCTGGCATAGAGATGCTGGGTAGGAGAGAGGTCAGCCGGTCACCAAGCCCCATCATCACCTCTGAAGATGACCCTGCTCAGCCTGTTCGCCCTCAAGTTTACAGCACACAG ccACAAGCTGCTCCTCAAACCTCAGCACCTGTCATGCCTGCACCAATTAGGATGAGGGTCAGAGTTCAGAAGAATGTCTTCCTGATTCCTGTACCACACAG TGAGGCTGACACCTGCACTGTGTCGTGGCTCTGTGAGCAGGCTGCTCAGCGTTATTATCAGACATGTGGGCTCCTGCCACGGCTCTCTCTCCAGAAAGAGGGTGCTCTCATCTCACCTACTGACTTGCTTCTGTCTGTGCTGCATACCAacgaagag GTTCTAGCAGAGGTGAGCTCCTGGGATCTCCCGCCTCTTCCTGAGCGCTATAAGAAAGCCTGTTCAAGTCTAGCAGTGG AGGAGAACCGGCGTGTTTTGCGACTGTGTGAGGTGCTGGATGGCTCTCCATGTCTGACTCTCTGTGGGCTAAGTCTGTCACCTGTGTGTCTGGCTCCTCTTCTGCGTGCTCTCAAACTACAAGACAGTCTGACCGAGCTTCGTCTTTCTGCCAACCGTCTACATGACGAGCTCCTGCCTGAGCTCATCTCTGCAGTAATCACTATGCCCCGCCTACGACTTCTTGAcatttcagccaatcagatcacaGGAGAAGGCCTTAAAAAGGCTGTTAAAACCTTGGAGGGAAGGAGTGATCTTACATTTCCG TGTCTTGAGGATTTGAATTTGAGTATGAATCCTCTTGGAGATGGTTGGTCTCAATCTTTGGCCTGTCTGCTCTCTGGCTGCCCTGTACTGGCCAATCTATCACTGCAGGCCTGTGACATTACAGCCCGCTTCCTGCAGCAACACCGCCTGCTGTTAGCAAGTGCTTTTACTG GTACAGGGCACCTGAGATCGGTGTGCCTGTCCCAAAATTCTCTGGGGTCAACAGGGTTTGAGCTGGTGTTGAAGACATTGCCTCTACAGTGCCTTACACACCTTGAGCTTAATGCAGTGTGTAAAGGCCCCACTGAACAGCCTGCTCTGGAGCTCctaaccaaactcctcacacag ggtGAGTGCTTACTCACACATCTGAGCCTGGCTGCAAACGGACTGACAGATCAGAGCGTCCGCTCACTGGCCAG ATGTCTACCACTCTGTCCATCTCTGGTGTCTCTGAACCTGTCAGCCAATCCGGCCGTGACATCAGAGGGCCTCTATAGTGTCCTCGGTGCTCTTAAAGAGGCCAGACGACCTTTGACACATCTTAACCTTCAAG gttgcCAAGTGTGCGGGCCATGGGATGTGGAGTGTTTGGATGGCCTATCTGAGCGGGTCCAGGATTTGAGACTGTGTTCTCAGAGACTTAATAAGCTGGACCAGGAGATCCTGCAGAAGAACTGGCCGGGACACTTCATGACTCGTAACTCCCAATGCCTGCTCAGAACTGCCCCTACCTTACAGTGA
- the edrf1 gene encoding erythroid differentiation-related factor 1 yields MSSSDAENTPSVSTHHRLEEVDRDIAGNENTKQRAVECLGNSEVKSRAVVKYSAAPPPATYALLQEKTDLKLPPANWLRENAQLGSAGTTVLGSSSKSKPFSSFGMAYDFIDSIGNDVDVVSDSENIKKLLKIPYSKSHVSMAVHRVGRTLLLDELDIQELFMRSSQTGDWTWLKDLYQRLIDQKWQRKKKSKEHWYEKAILSKFLYYSINGDDVAEPVPSDSKTCAETEEGSAEYGPSWPATFTSSTSETNQSTIPSEERVGNSYALGHVAAVPKEQNLPTLFNEGENSQGLKNDFVRNILWTFEDIHMLVGSNMPIFGGGRYPAVSLRLRDNNKPINILTGIDYWLDNLMCNVPELVMCFHVNGIVQKYEMIKTEDIPDLENSTFSTRVVKDIAQNILSFLKSNCTKEGHTYWLFKASGSDIVKLYDLTTLCEEAPEEKCQNPFTLPVAVLLYKVASNMMLKKTQNSKQYGTIRTLLLNCVKLLNEEKHPQIIASAHYMLSELFQLDDSSEEEGNGESLRNGGSEDSYSDDEDDEEEDESCSYSTSSEPPEDCKAVAVIKSVGELSVPEKYTSTHKLRPNLSIPLPQDKEEKCRLVLSYVLKGLKAVDSSIKKESDLPAADPNTPIPLKYEESGARAVEKEIALLLDRAAPRGEGLKLPMRSGMLPGSWQHQMKLQLFFKASKAYYVLAEAATNLLKYGRALRYIKLALQCHDGYCAISSGLHPRVLLFHSQCLCLCGDVQLMLAQNASNRAAYLEEYNYQTRDDQEILHSLHRESPCQAFNMATDLATDPEYQLFVSSKCYEAAHDIVSSEALKDLGQEQLARVLKRLGNIRNEMGVFYMNQAAALQTEKEEVRRTVSPAEQELWKKSFSYFEKGLQNFEVISDSVNKALLLCNIGRLMRICAQAHCTMTADDSRGEFSPEEALYYNKAVDYYQRAMKCLGSRESHAAVWDSVNWELSTTYFTLATLLQDYAPLSRKAQEQIEREVTEAMMKSLRYCDLHTESARQPLYQYRAATIHHRLASMYHSCYRNQVGDESLRKQHRSLAELHYSKAVRLFLSLNDAPCELLRTLLERVAFAEFTMTGQNSSAVKLKTLTGALEIMRETRHAFRIIHKELQEQEQQETAALEDKSKPEESCEAFDNPASSGLNTEEVLKLIGVFEPSISFLLLQLVKLSTTSKRKPSCKEEEQVKVYKQVYSQLLRAEKNATLTQRVGLYLELLDQLSPSAETDETGPSV; encoded by the exons atgagctCTTCTGACGCAGAGAATACCCCTTCTGTGTCTACACACCACAGACTTGAAGAAGTGGATCGTGACATCGCTGGAAATGAGAACACAAAACAG AGAGCAGTGGAATGTCTTGGTAACAGTGAGGTCAAGAGTCGTGCAGTCGTGAAATACTCTGCTGCACCACCTCCAGCCACCTATGCATTACTTCAGGAGAAGACAGATCTTAAGCTACCTCCAGCAAATTGGCTGCGAGAGAATGCCCAGCTCGGTTCTGCTGGGACCACAGTGCTTGGTTCCAGCAGCAAGAGTAAGCCCTTCTCCAG tttcGGTATGGCCTATGACTTCATTGACTCCATTGGCAATGACGTTGATGTGGTATCTGATTCAGag AACATAAAGAAGCTGCTGAAGATCCCATACAGTAAATCTCATGTGAGCATGGCAGTGCACCGGGTGGGTAGAACTCTGTTGCTGGATGAGCTTGATATTCAAGAACTCTTTATGCGGTCATCACAG actggagactggacatggTTAAAGGATCTTTACCAGCGTCTGATTGACCAAAAGTggcagagaaagaagaaaagtaAAGAGCACTGGTATGAAAAGGCCATCTTGTCTAAGTTCCTGTACTACAG TATAAACGGTGATGATGTTGCTGAGCCTGTGCCTTCTGACTCAAAGACCTGTGCCGAGACAGAAGAGGGAAGTGCAGAGTATGGACCATCATGGCCTGCTACGTTCACCAGCTCAACCTCTGAAACAAATCAGTCAACTATTCCCAGTGAA GAACGAGTGGGTAATTCTTATGCTCTTGGCCACGTTGCTGCTGTGCCTAAAGAACAGAACCTGCCCACACTATTTAACGAGGGAGAGAACAGCCAG GGTTTGAAGAATGATTTTGTACGGAACATCCTCTGGACATTTGAGGACATTCATATGCTTGTGGGATCTAACATGCCTATCTTTGGAGGAGGGCGTTATCCAGCTGTCAGCCTGCGGCTCAG GGATAACAACAAGCCAATCAACATTCTCACTGGTATTGATTACTGGTTGGACAATTTGATGTGCAATGTGCCAGAGCTCGTCATGTGTTTTCATGTTAATGGCATAGTACAG AAATATGAGATGATAAAGACGGAGGACATCCCTGATTTGGAGAACTCAACGTTTTCCACTCGAGTTGTGAAGGACATTGCGCAGAATATTCTTTCGTTTCTGAAGTCTAACTGCACCAAGGAGGGGCACACATATTGGCTCTTTAAGG CCAGTGGAAGTGACATTGTAAAACTGTATGACTTAACAACTTTATGTGAAGAGGCACCTGAGGAGAAATGCCAGAATCCTTTCACTCTGCCTGTGGCTGTGCTCCTATATAA GGTGGCCAGCAATATGATGCTGAAAAAGACCCAAAATAGCAAACAATATGGGACCATCAGAACTCTGTTACTAAActgtgtcaaacttttaaatgaGGAGAAACATCCTCAG ATAATTGCTTCAGCTCACTACATGCTGTCAGAGCTATTCCAGCTTGATGACTCAAGCGAGGAGGAGGGCAATGGAGAGTCTCTGCGAAACGGGGGCTCAGAAGACAGCTACAGTGATGACGAAGAtgatgaggaggaagatgagagcTGCTCTTACAGTACATCATCAGAACCTCCAGAGGACTGCAAAGCTGTGGCAGTCATTAAGTCTGTGGGGGAGCTCTCTGTTCCTGAAAAGTATACGTCAACTCACAAGTTAAGG CCCAACTTGTCGATTCCTTTACCTCAGGACAAAGAAGAGAAATGTAGACTTGTTCTTAGTTACGTTCTGAAG GGGCTGAAAGCTGTGGACAGCAGTATAAAGAAGGAGAGCGACCTGCCAGCAGCTGACCCCAACACTCCCATTCCTCTAAAATATGAAGAGAGTGGAGCTAGGGCTGTGGAGAAAGAGATCGCTTTGCTACTGGACAGAG CTGCTCCACGTGGTGAGGGACTCAAGTTACCCATGCGCTCAGGCATGCTGCCTGGATCCTGGCAGCACCAAATGAAGCTGCAGCTCTTCTTCAAGGCCTCAAAAGCCTACTATGTGCTGGCTGAGGCTGCCACAAACTTGCTGAAGTATGGCCGTGCTCTGCGCTACATCAAATTGGCCTTACAGTGCCATG ATGGGTATTGTGCTATAAGCAGTGGGTTGCACCCACGTGTTCTGCTGTTTCACAGTCAgtgtctgtgtctatgtggggaTGTGCAACTGATGCTGGCCCAGAATGCCTCCAATAGAGCTGCCTATCTGGAAGAATATAATTACCAAACCAGAGATGATCAGGAAATCCTTCACAGCCTTCACCGTGAAAGCCCCTGCCAAG CCTTTAATATGGCTACTGACCTGGCCACTGACCCAGAGTACCAGCTGTTTGTCAGCAGTAAGTGTTATGAGGCTGCCCATGACATTGTAAGCTCGGAAGCTCTAAAGGACCTTGGACAAGAGCAACTGGCTCGGGTTCTGAAGAGGCTCGGGAACATCCGCAACGAGATGGGTGTTTTCTACATGAATCAGGCTGCAGCTctgcagacagagaaagaagagg TGAGAAGAACTGTAAGCCCAGCTGAGCAGGAACTGTGGAAGAAAAGTTTCTCATATTTTGAAAAGGGTTTACAGAACTTTGAGGTCATTTCTGACTCAGTGAATAAAGCCCTCCTGCTGTGTAACATCGGCAGACTGATGCGCATCTGTGCCCAGGCCCACTGCACAATGACCGCAGATGACAGTCGAGGAGAATTCTCACCTGAGGAGGCTCTCTACTACAATAAA GCTGTAGATTACTATCAGAGGGCTATGAAGTGTCTTGGCAGTAGAGAAAGCCATGCAGCAGTATGGGACTCTGTTAACTGGGAGCTCTCAACCACATACTTCACTCTAGCCACACTGCTGCAGGATTATGCCCCTCTGTCTCGCAAAGCCCAAGAGCAG aTTGAGAGGGAAGTAACAGAGGCGATGATGAAATCTCTACGATATTGTGACCTCCACACAGAGTCAGCGCGTCAGCCGCTCTACCAATACAGAGCAGCTACTATCCACCATAGACTGGCCTCTATGTACCATAGTTGCTACCGTAATCAG GTAGGTGATGAGAGTTTACGTAAGCAGCACAGGTCTCTAGCAGAGCTCCATTACTCAAAGGCAGTGCGTCTGTTTCTCAGTCTGAATGACGCACCCTGTGAACTGCTCCGCACACTGCTGGAGAGAGTGGCTTTTGCTGAGTTCACCATGACAG GGCAGAACAGCAGTGCAGTGAAACTAAAAACTTTGACAGGTGCTCTGGAGATCATGAGGGAGACTCGCCATGCTTTTAGAATAATTCACAAAGAACTACAGGAGCAAGAGCAGCAAGAG ACAGCAGCCTTAGAAGACAAGAGCAAACCTGAAGAGTCCTGTGAGGCCTTTGATAATCCTGCTTCTTCAGGGCTTAACACAGAGGAAGTTCTGAAGCTGATCGGTGTATTTGAGCCCAGCATCTCCTTCCTGCTGTTGCAGCTAGTCAAACTCAGCACTACCAGTAAACGCAAACCTAG ctgTAAAGAAGAGGAACAGGTGAAGGTCTATAAGCAGGTATACTCTCAGCTGTTGCGAGCAGAAAAGAATGCCACCCTGACTCAGCGAGTTGGCCTTTATTTGGAACTTCTGGATCAGCTCAGCCCATCAGCAGAAACTGATGAAACAGGACCATCTGTGTAA